One window of the Streptomyces sp. NBC_00259 genome contains the following:
- a CDS encoding amidohydrolase family protein yields MPIIDVHAHVGRWQFHLTCGDAETNLRQMDRYGIDLQLVSASEAVVYDAVAGNAALLKELASRPRLYGYAVVNPNRIEESAADLRRCLDSGRFVGAKIHTHYPGRLPGSREMAEAFDVIAEAGVPLLLHTWGREVLQLADMVTARPGLRVIMGHAGGDAWREAAHAAASCDGLYLEHCRTAADAGRIAYAREAGVPVERMLFGTDATLIDPCWSLGVLRDAHFTEDELDRVLWRNAAELFDLKV; encoded by the coding sequence ATGCCGATCATCGATGTGCACGCCCATGTGGGGCGCTGGCAGTTCCACCTGACCTGCGGCGACGCGGAGACCAATCTGCGGCAGATGGACCGCTACGGCATCGATCTGCAGCTGGTGTCGGCGTCGGAGGCGGTGGTGTACGACGCGGTCGCGGGCAACGCGGCGCTGCTGAAGGAACTGGCCTCCCGGCCACGGCTGTACGGCTACGCGGTGGTGAACCCGAACCGGATCGAGGAGAGCGCGGCCGATCTGCGCCGCTGTCTGGACTCCGGGCGGTTCGTCGGCGCGAAGATCCACACCCACTATCCGGGGCGGCTGCCGGGCTCGCGCGAGATGGCGGAGGCCTTCGACGTCATCGCCGAGGCCGGGGTGCCGCTGCTGCTCCACACCTGGGGGCGCGAAGTGCTCCAGCTGGCCGACATGGTCACGGCCCGGCCGGGACTCCGCGTCATCATGGGCCATGCGGGCGGCGACGCCTGGCGCGAGGCCGCGCACGCGGCGGCGTCCTGCGACGGTCTGTATCTGGAGCACTGCCGTACGGCCGCGGACGCGGGCCGCATCGCCTACGCCCGCGAGGCCGGCGTCCCGGTCGAGCGCATGCTCTTCGGCACCGACGCCACCCTCATCGACCCCTGCTGGTCCCTCGGCGTCCTGCGCGACGCGCACTTCACGGAGGACGAGCTCGACAGGGTCCTGTGGCGGAACGCGGCGGAGCTGTTCGACCTGAAGGTGTGA
- a CDS encoding DegT/DnrJ/EryC1/StrS family aminotransferase, with protein sequence MPQREMPLPTVLEPRGRTIGEEERAAVLRVLDSAVLCGAFGTETRALEAEMAALYGRSGAVSSSSGTAAVHLAVAAAGVGPGDEVITTPISDFGTVAPVLAQGARVVFADVRPEDGNLDPDAVEAAITPRTRAVIAVHLFGGAADAGRLREICDRHGLLLIEDCAQAWLGEDDSGRLLGTVGDIACFSLQQYKHITAGDGGLCIADDQELTRRMRLFMDKGWDRAEGRIHRTMGLNYRMTELVAAVARVQLTRVADVVRVRRERAGRLARALDGLGLSAAARMPERRAGHAWWVMPLLVDDNSRWAKGLQEVGVPALPGYLERPLYANPALSGHPPGLCPRAETLIDRTLLVLQWNEAYTEDDVDRIARALGEVGAG encoded by the coding sequence ATGCCGCAACGGGAAATGCCACTGCCCACAGTTCTCGAACCACGCGGCAGGACCATCGGCGAGGAGGAACGCGCCGCGGTGCTGCGGGTCCTCGACTCGGCCGTCCTGTGCGGTGCGTTCGGGACGGAGACCCGGGCGCTGGAGGCGGAGATGGCGGCGCTGTACGGGCGCTCCGGGGCCGTCTCGTCCAGCTCCGGCACGGCCGCGGTCCATCTCGCGGTCGCCGCGGCCGGTGTCGGCCCCGGGGACGAGGTCATCACCACGCCGATCTCGGACTTCGGCACGGTCGCGCCGGTCCTCGCCCAGGGCGCGAGGGTGGTGTTCGCGGACGTACGGCCCGAGGACGGGAACCTGGACCCGGACGCGGTGGAGGCGGCGATCACCCCGCGCACCAGGGCCGTGATCGCCGTCCATCTCTTCGGCGGCGCCGCGGACGCCGGCCGGCTGCGGGAGATCTGCGACCGCCACGGGCTGCTGCTGATCGAGGACTGCGCACAGGCGTGGCTGGGCGAGGACGACTCCGGCCGGCTGCTCGGCACCGTCGGGGACATCGCCTGTTTCAGTCTCCAGCAGTACAAGCACATCACGGCGGGTGACGGCGGGCTCTGCATCGCCGACGATCAGGAACTGACCCGCCGTATGCGGCTGTTCATGGACAAGGGCTGGGACCGCGCCGAGGGCCGCATCCACCGCACGATGGGCCTCAACTACCGGATGACGGAACTCGTCGCGGCGGTCGCCCGCGTCCAGCTCACCCGGGTCGCCGATGTCGTGCGCGTACGGCGCGAGCGGGCCGGGCGCCTCGCGAGGGCCCTCGACGGGCTCGGACTGTCGGCCGCGGCCCGGATGCCGGAGCGGCGCGCCGGTCACGCCTGGTGGGTGATGCCGCTGCTCGTCGACGACAACTCCCGCTGGGCGAAGGGACTTCAGGAGGTGGGCGTCCCGGCGCTGCCCGGCTATCTGGAGCGGCCGCTGTACGCCAATCCGGCACTGTCCGGCCACCCGCCCGGCCTGTGTCCCCGTGCGGAGACGCTGATCGACCGTACGCTGCTGGTGCTTCAGTGGAACGAGGCGTACACCGAGGACGACGTGGACCGGATCGCCCGCGCGCTGGGCGAGGTGGGAGCGGGATGA
- a CDS encoding mandelate racemase/muconate lactonizing enzyme family protein, which yields MKIASFHTRVVRAPYRRPFAISSGTSPELISLLVEVRTTDGASGFGESSPMTAYTGETLAGLRAAVTEHAAPALLGRDPRDLAGAHTAMDAAIRGQHLAKAALDLALHDLAARAAGWPAHLLLGGAVTRRVPTTWVVGLGSLDESAEEAAHHAERGFRHIKLKGGEDPERDAELVAAVRKSIPESVELSLDANEGYEPGSALRTVQRLADAGLDLIEQPLPRWDLAGLAALRAHGGVRVMADESLQSLHDALELVRRGAADVLNIKILKVGGLHRARQIAALAEAAGLAVKIGTMPELGVATLAAAHLSAALPHATVPPDLVGPLLVEQEPLAPEVFAATAGTGHVELPDLPGLGHRLAPL from the coding sequence GTGAAGATCGCCTCGTTCCACACCCGAGTCGTCCGTGCCCCCTACCGCCGCCCGTTCGCGATCAGCAGCGGCACCAGCCCCGAACTCATCAGCCTGCTCGTGGAGGTACGGACCACCGACGGCGCCTCCGGCTTCGGCGAGTCCTCCCCGATGACCGCCTACACCGGCGAGACGCTCGCCGGGCTGCGGGCCGCCGTCACCGAGCACGCCGCGCCCGCACTCCTCGGCCGCGACCCGCGCGACCTGGCCGGAGCCCACACCGCGATGGACGCCGCGATCCGCGGCCAGCACCTGGCCAAGGCCGCCCTCGACCTCGCCCTCCACGACCTCGCCGCCCGCGCCGCCGGGTGGCCCGCGCACCTCCTCCTCGGCGGCGCCGTCACCCGACGCGTCCCCACCACCTGGGTCGTCGGCCTCGGCAGCCTCGACGAGAGCGCGGAGGAGGCCGCCCACCACGCCGAGCGCGGCTTCCGCCACATCAAGCTCAAGGGTGGCGAGGACCCGGAGCGCGACGCCGAACTCGTCGCCGCCGTACGCAAGTCGATCCCCGAGTCCGTCGAGCTGTCCCTCGACGCCAACGAGGGCTACGAGCCGGGCAGCGCACTGCGCACGGTCCAACGCCTCGCCGACGCCGGACTCGACCTGATCGAACAGCCCCTGCCTCGCTGGGACCTGGCCGGGCTCGCCGCCCTGCGCGCCCACGGCGGCGTACGGGTCATGGCCGACGAGTCCCTCCAGTCGCTCCACGACGCGCTGGAGCTGGTCCGCCGCGGCGCGGCCGACGTCCTCAACATCAAGATCCTCAAGGTCGGCGGACTCCACCGGGCCCGCCAGATCGCGGCCCTCGCGGAGGCAGCCGGCCTCGCCGTGAAGATCGGCACCATGCCGGAGCTGGGTGTCGCCACCCTGGCGGCCGCCCATCTGTCCGCGGCCCTCCCGCACGCCACGGTCCCGCCGGACCTGGTCGGACCGCTCCTGGTCGAACAGGAACCGCTGGCTCCGGAGGTGTTCGCGGCGACGGCCGGCACCGGTCATGTGGAGCTGCCGGACCTCCCGGGACTCGGCCACCGGCTGGCGCCGCTGTGA
- the sbnA gene encoding 2,3-diaminopropionate biosynthesis protein SbnA encodes MPVISAPYDFNEDELYVDLASMFGHSLFLKCEGFNFAGSIKLKAAIEMVEAAERDGVLKPDSILVESSSGNLGVALSMIAASKGYRFLCVTDSRCNLTTRLMMEALGSQVHVIAGQEANGSFLGARIDYLRALCASDRRYVWLSQYTNPSNWKAHYRRTAPEIARQFPQLDTLFIGAGTTGTLMGCARFFREWHRPVRIVAVDSVGSVSFGGEAGRRMIPGLGMSIRPPLLDESYVDEVIRVEEKDTIRACHSLARNGFLFGGSTGTVVSGAMGWLAEHETAGHTAVALAPDLGERYLDTVYQSNWLQGLYGDDVIEADERASESWAVQPAPPAPASSPSPSPSPSPGGRRPHMRTGDRGGRRRHRRRTGDP; translated from the coding sequence GTGCCTGTCATATCCGCTCCCTACGACTTCAACGAAGACGAGCTCTACGTCGACCTCGCGTCGATGTTCGGACACTCGCTCTTCCTGAAGTGCGAGGGCTTCAACTTCGCCGGCTCGATCAAGCTCAAGGCCGCGATCGAGATGGTGGAGGCCGCCGAGCGGGACGGTGTCCTGAAGCCGGATTCGATCCTCGTAGAGTCCTCCTCGGGAAACCTGGGTGTGGCGCTGAGCATGATCGCGGCGAGCAAGGGCTACCGGTTCCTCTGTGTGACGGACTCCCGTTGCAACCTGACCACCAGGTTGATGATGGAGGCGCTGGGCAGCCAGGTGCACGTCATCGCCGGTCAGGAGGCGAACGGAAGCTTCCTCGGCGCGCGGATCGACTACCTCCGCGCCCTGTGTGCCTCCGACCGCCGGTACGTGTGGCTCAGCCAGTACACCAATCCGAGCAACTGGAAGGCGCACTACCGCAGGACGGCGCCGGAGATCGCGCGGCAGTTCCCGCAGCTGGACACCCTGTTCATCGGGGCCGGCACCACCGGCACCCTGATGGGCTGTGCGCGCTTCTTCCGCGAGTGGCACCGGCCGGTGCGGATCGTCGCGGTCGACAGTGTCGGCTCGGTGTCCTTCGGTGGCGAGGCGGGGCGCCGGATGATTCCCGGTCTCGGCATGAGCATCCGTCCACCGCTGCTCGACGAGTCCTACGTGGACGAGGTCATACGCGTCGAGGAGAAGGACACCATCCGCGCCTGCCACTCGCTGGCCCGGAACGGATTCCTGTTCGGTGGCTCCACCGGCACGGTGGTCAGCGGCGCGATGGGCTGGCTCGCCGAGCACGAGACGGCCGGTCACACCGCGGTGGCCCTCGCCCCGGACCTCGGTGAGCGCTACCTCGACACCGTCTACCAGTCCAACTGGCTGCAGGGCCTCTACGGCGACGACGTGATCGAGGCCGACGAGCGGGCCTCCGAGTCCTGGGCGGTGCAGCCCGCGCCGCCGGCACCGGCATCGTCACCGTCACCGTCACCGTCACCGTCACCGGGCGGCCGTCGTCCTCATATGCGGACCGGCGACCGCGGTGGCCGACGGCGTCACCGGCGTCGCACCGGAGACCCGTGA
- the sbnB gene encoding 2,3-diaminopropionate biosynthesis protein SbnB, giving the protein MTPIRTEPTEPTTRPAFAVISGEQVQRTLQGREKQLVELIESTYRLHGTGDSVNPPSYFLRFPDRPASRIIALPASLGGQVRVDGLKWISSFPANVTAGIPRASAVLILNDHDTGYPFACLESSIISATRTAASAALAADWLSRGGLRPLRVGFFGTGLIARYIHTFLAGTGWSFDEIGVHDVSADSVAGFRCYLEQSGTAGRISVHDSAEELVRVSDLVVFATVAGEPHVGDVSWFAHNPLVLHVSLRDLAPEILLASANIVDDVEHCLQANTSPHLAEQFTGGRDFLTGTLDDVMSDRVTVPRDRPVVFSPFGLGVLDLAVGKWIYDEVERSGELQVVDNFFHELRRYGPADGSP; this is encoded by the coding sequence ATGACCCCCATCCGGACCGAACCGACCGAACCGACCACGCGGCCGGCGTTCGCGGTGATCTCGGGTGAGCAGGTGCAGCGGACGCTGCAGGGCCGCGAGAAGCAGCTCGTCGAGCTCATCGAGTCCACCTACCGGCTGCACGGCACCGGCGATTCGGTGAACCCGCCGTCGTACTTCCTCCGGTTCCCCGACCGCCCGGCGTCCCGGATCATCGCCCTGCCCGCATCGCTCGGCGGTCAGGTCCGCGTGGACGGCCTGAAGTGGATCTCCAGCTTCCCGGCCAACGTGACGGCGGGCATTCCGCGCGCCTCGGCCGTGCTGATCCTCAACGACCACGACACGGGCTATCCGTTCGCCTGCCTGGAGAGCTCCATCATCAGCGCCACCAGGACGGCCGCTTCGGCCGCGCTGGCGGCGGACTGGCTGAGCCGCGGAGGGCTGCGCCCGCTGCGCGTCGGGTTCTTCGGTACGGGCCTGATCGCCCGCTACATCCACACCTTCCTGGCGGGAACCGGCTGGTCGTTCGACGAGATCGGCGTCCATGACGTGTCCGCCGACAGCGTGGCCGGCTTCCGCTGCTATCTGGAGCAGTCGGGCACCGCCGGACGGATCAGCGTGCACGACAGCGCCGAGGAACTGGTCCGCGTCAGCGACCTGGTGGTCTTCGCGACCGTGGCCGGTGAGCCGCATGTCGGCGACGTGTCGTGGTTCGCGCACAATCCGCTGGTGCTGCACGTGTCGCTGCGTGACCTCGCACCGGAGATCCTGCTCGCCTCGGCCAACATCGTCGACGACGTCGAGCACTGCCTCCAGGCGAACACCTCGCCCCATCTGGCCGAACAGTTCACCGGCGGCCGCGACTTCCTCACCGGCACGCTCGACGACGTGATGTCCGACCGGGTGACGGTGCCGAGGGACCGGCCGGTGGTGTTCTCGCCCTTCGGCCTGGGCGTGCTCGACCTCGCGGTAGGCAAATGGATCTACGACGAGGTGGAGCGCTCCGGCGAACTGCAGGTCGTCGACAACTTCTTCCACGAGCTGCGCCGCTACGGCCCAGCTGACGGAAGCCCGTGA
- a CDS encoding TauD/TfdA family dioxygenase gives MSSSSQASLLDVESQPGKPPVLRIESLADAARWAAEQREALRAVVAERGAVLVRGLNLSDADQVGGVFRRLAGGELMSEREAFAARQSYPGGVYSSTTWPANQPMCMHHELSYTLEFPGLMMFACLSAPTQQGATAVADAPTVLQALPPELVKRFEQEGWLLTRSYNDEIGASFAEAFGTDDKAIIENYCRINAIDFAWQSDGTLHTRQRRSAIVRHPVTGERCWFNQIAFLNQWTLAEEVREYLVDVYGEDGLPFNTRYGDGDPIGEDVVQILNETYEAHTAREPWQAGDLMLVDNIRTAHSREPYEGTREVLVGLAEPVRLTDCSPTIEVSDQ, from the coding sequence ATGTCGTCCTCATCCCAGGCGTCACTGCTCGATGTGGAGTCGCAGCCGGGCAAGCCACCCGTGCTGCGGATCGAGTCCCTCGCCGATGCGGCGCGTTGGGCGGCGGAGCAGCGTGAGGCGCTGCGTGCTGTCGTCGCCGAGCGTGGTGCGGTGCTGGTCCGCGGCCTGAACCTGAGTGATGCCGATCAGGTGGGCGGTGTCTTCCGCCGGCTGGCCGGCGGCGAGCTGATGAGTGAACGCGAGGCCTTCGCCGCCCGGCAGAGCTACCCCGGCGGCGTGTACTCCTCCACCACCTGGCCCGCCAACCAGCCCATGTGCATGCACCACGAACTCAGCTACACCCTCGAGTTCCCCGGCCTGATGATGTTCGCCTGCCTCAGCGCCCCCACCCAGCAGGGCGCCACCGCGGTCGCCGACGCACCCACCGTGCTCCAGGCCCTGCCCCCCGAACTGGTCAAACGGTTCGAGCAGGAAGGCTGGCTCCTCACCCGCAGCTACAACGACGAGATCGGCGCCTCCTTCGCCGAAGCCTTCGGCACCGACGACAAAGCCATCATCGAGAACTACTGCCGGATCAACGCCATCGACTTCGCCTGGCAGAGCGACGGCACCCTGCACACCCGCCAGCGCCGCAGCGCCATCGTCCGCCACCCCGTCACCGGCGAACGCTGCTGGTTCAACCAGATCGCCTTCCTCAACCAGTGGACCCTCGCCGAAGAGGTCCGCGAATACCTCGTCGACGTCTACGGCGAGGACGGCCTGCCCTTCAACACCCGCTACGGCGACGGCGACCCCATCGGCGAGGACGTCGTCCAGATCCTCAACGAGACCTACGAGGCCCACACCGCCCGCGAACCCTGGCAGGCCGGCGACCTCATGCTCGTCGACAACATCCGCACGGCCCACAGCCGAGAGCCCTACGAAGGCACACGCGAAGTCCTCGTCGGCCTCGCCGAACCCGTACGACTCACCGACTGCTCACCCACCATCGAGGTGAGCGACCAATGA